From a region of the Paenibacillus sp. FSL R10-2734 genome:
- a CDS encoding MarR family transcriptional regulator, whose product MTTKHNQSELSLGFMMGTTYRKLSALFQNWLREYDITPEQWSVLFQVDRTEGLIQKDIAERSGKDKPTTTRILDHLEGKGLIYKRTGEKDRRSFKVYITEKGRALIKETFPIEGQVTDEIRNCISSDEYELLMELLLRINNHIDQINDGE is encoded by the coding sequence ATGACGACAAAGCATAACCAATCCGAACTTTCGTTAGGATTTATGATGGGAACTACTTATCGTAAATTAAGCGCGTTATTTCAAAATTGGCTAAGAGAGTATGATATAACACCAGAGCAATGGTCAGTCCTTTTTCAAGTCGACAGAACGGAAGGGCTAATTCAGAAGGACATCGCGGAGCGTTCGGGTAAGGATAAACCAACTACGACGCGAATTCTGGACCACTTGGAGGGAAAAGGACTGATCTATAAAAGAACCGGGGAGAAAGATCGACGTTCTTTTAAAGTTTATATTACGGAAAAAGGAAGAGCTCTGATTAAGGAAACCTTTCCTATCGAGGGTCAGGTAACAGATGAGATTAGGAACTGTATTTCCAGTGATGAATATGAGCTGCTTATGGAGCTTCTTCTAAGAATAAACAATCATATAGATCAAATAAATGATGGAGAGTAG
- a CDS encoding NADPH-dependent FMN reductase: MSKLNIGIILGSTRQGRLSPQVGEWVKKVADARGDANYEIVDIADFKLPLMGEVDATEQATAWNTKLAELDGFVFIVQEYNHSISASLKNALDYAREAWNNKAAGIVSYGSVGGARAAEHLRGILGELSVADVRVHPALSLFTDFENGSVFKPADLHLTNVNGMLDQVLAWSGALKTLR; this comes from the coding sequence ATGTCAAAATTAAACATCGGAATTATCTTGGGAAGTACTCGTCAAGGGCGTTTAAGCCCACAAGTAGGAGAATGGGTTAAAAAGGTTGCAGATGCACGTGGAGATGCTAATTATGAGATCGTAGATATCGCGGACTTCAAGCTTCCACTAATGGGTGAAGTAGATGCCACTGAACAAGCGACTGCTTGGAATACAAAGCTTGCTGAGTTAGACGGTTTCGTATTTATCGTTCAAGAATACAACCACAGTATTTCTGCATCACTGAAAAATGCACTCGATTATGCACGTGAAGCTTGGAACAACAAAGCAGCGGGTATCGTAAGTTATGGTTCCGTAGGCGGCGCTCGTGCAGCTGAACATTTACGTGGAATCTTGGGAGAACTGTCTGTAGCAGACGTTCGTGTACATCCTGCCCTGTCCCTGTTTACTGATTTCGAGAACGGATCTGTGTTCAAACCAGCGGATCTGCACCTTACCAATGTTAATGGCATGCTTGATCAAGTATTGGCTTGGAGCGGTGCGCTCAAGACTCTTCGTTAA
- a CDS encoding flavin reductase family protein, which produces MISIDPKHNSERENYKLLIGTVIPRPIAFVTTQSAAGILNGAPFSYFNIVSANPPMVSLSIQRPAGRLKDTARNIYDNHEFVVHIVDDENVERINQTAASLPATESEIELANLTPVQSNCVAVPGVLEAKVRMECKLVQAIPLGGEEPGSDLFIGEIVQFHIAESIYQEGRIDPRSLNAVSRLAGSNYATLGEMFSIERPE; this is translated from the coding sequence TTGATTTCGATTGATCCAAAGCACAATAGTGAGCGGGAAAATTATAAATTATTAATTGGTACTGTAATTCCTAGGCCCATTGCCTTTGTTACAACACAATCAGCAGCAGGCATCTTGAATGGTGCACCGTTTAGCTATTTTAATATCGTCTCAGCTAATCCTCCGATGGTTTCACTGTCTATTCAAAGACCAGCGGGGCGTTTAAAAGATACAGCGCGTAATATTTATGACAATCATGAGTTTGTTGTGCATATTGTGGATGATGAGAATGTTGAGAGAATCAATCAAACCGCTGCCTCATTACCGGCAACAGAAAGCGAGATTGAACTAGCGAATCTTACACCGGTCCAAAGTAATTGTGTAGCTGTGCCTGGCGTATTAGAAGCGAAGGTTCGTATGGAATGCAAGCTAGTACAAGCGATTCCTCTAGGGGGAGAAGAACCTGGGAGTGACTTATTCATCGGCGAAATTGTTCAGTTTCACATCGCTGAATCGATCTATCAGGAGGGGCGGATTGACCCGAGAAGTCTAAATGCTGTGAGCCGTTTGGCGGGATCAAATTACGCAACACTTGGTGAGATGTTTTCAATAGAAAGACCGGAATAA
- a CDS encoding ring-cleaving dioxygenase, translating to MRNLKGIHHVTAITSSAEKNYEFFTYVLGMRLVKKTVNQDDIQTYHLFFADDKGSAGTDMTFFDFPNIPKGVHGTNEIAKTSFRVPTDAALDYWVNRFDRLEVKHNGIKEQFGKKTLSFVDFDDQHYQLISDEFNEGVASGTPWQKGPIPLEFAITGLGPIFIRIADFNYFKEVLERVMLFKEIGQEDAYHLFEVGEGGNGAQIIVEHNEDLPNSRQGFGTVHHAAFRVEDRAMLDEWTERFEGFGFQTSGYVDRHFFESLYTRVAPQILFELATDGPGFMGDEEYETVGEKLSLPPFLEPKREQIEKLVRPIDTVRSTIDFVKE from the coding sequence ATGAGAAATTTAAAAGGGATTCACCACGTTACAGCCATCACAAGCAGCGCAGAAAAAAATTACGAGTTCTTTACTTACGTATTAGGAATGCGTCTAGTGAAGAAGACAGTCAACCAAGACGATATTCAAACGTATCACTTGTTTTTTGCAGATGATAAGGGCAGTGCCGGAACGGATATGACGTTCTTTGACTTCCCTAACATTCCTAAAGGTGTACACGGAACCAATGAGATTGCCAAGACATCCTTCCGGGTACCAACAGATGCTGCATTAGACTACTGGGTAAATCGTTTTGATCGCCTTGAAGTGAAGCATAACGGAATTAAAGAGCAGTTTGGCAAAAAGACATTATCATTTGTAGATTTTGATGACCAACATTATCAACTCATCTCAGATGAATTTAATGAAGGTGTTGCATCAGGTACACCATGGCAAAAAGGGCCGATTCCTTTAGAGTTTGCGATAACTGGCTTAGGACCGATCTTTATACGAATTGCTGATTTCAATTACTTCAAAGAAGTTTTGGAAAGAGTCATGTTGTTCAAAGAAATCGGTCAAGAAGATGCTTATCATTTGTTTGAAGTCGGAGAGGGCGGAAATGGCGCGCAAATTATTGTAGAGCATAATGAGGACTTGCCGAACTCGCGTCAAGGCTTTGGTACTGTTCACCATGCTGCTTTCCGTGTAGAAGATCGTGCGATGCTAGATGAATGGACAGAGCGCTTTGAAGGCTTCGGGTTCCAAACCTCTGGGTATGTGGATCGTCATTTCTTCGAGTCGCTCTATACACGTGTTGCCCCGCAAATCTTGTTTGAGCTTGCGACAGACGGACCTGGATTTATGGGAGATGAGGAATACGAAACGGTTGGAGAGAAGCTTTCATTGCCACCATTCCTGGAGCCTAAACGTGAGCAAATTGAGAAGTTAGTACGCCCTATAGATACCGTAAGAAGTACGATCGATTTCGTAAAAGAGTGA
- a CDS encoding methyl-accepting chemotaxis protein: protein MRKMRNWTIVGKITVTNSILLIGALIIAIVGSIYFDKMYTNSRSMYKNDLTSVYILGKFEANLQEIGSLTNKMIASHDPTKLKENHQQILDLQANDKELINQFEGIRSLPGEKEIFDDVVSLTKQYQEVQQPMLEKMLKTPTYDPDGEVLSLEAFNTKRLDELSTLVEMNLGNAQHEDVQNKKLYEKGLTINIVIAFLVILISIFSYLSLRRYFSRAVTTILNFSEAFGRGDLTQRAKLDAEDEFGQIVKSLNHSAEQVQTIVASASSSAQELGALSEELSATVEEVNATMDQIYNSSQEVASGSESLSATTEEVNATVQEIISNADMLSDKAGVALNTSEGILVQAASAKEKAVASIQYATSLYAEKQNSIRQAIEAGKVVNEVSAMAGYISEIAAQTNLLSLNASIEAARAGDEGRGFAVVANEVRKLAIQSEESVVKIQKMTLLVEDAFENVSSQSQALLDFIDSTVISDYESFEQVSMQYKNDADMFHEITGEMVSSMQGLKLSMAEVDDAMTSVAVVSQQSADNVSGIRNHISDTLKAFEDVAASSEHQANIAEMMNETVGKFVIE, encoded by the coding sequence ATGAGGAAAATGAGAAATTGGACTATCGTAGGTAAAATTACTGTTACTAATTCAATATTACTGATAGGTGCCCTGATCATTGCGATCGTTGGTAGTATTTATTTCGACAAAATGTATACAAACTCCAGAAGTATGTATAAAAATGATCTTACATCAGTCTATATACTTGGTAAGTTTGAGGCAAACCTTCAGGAGATCGGAAGTTTAACCAATAAAATGATTGCTAGTCATGATCCTACTAAATTGAAAGAGAATCATCAGCAAATTCTTGACCTTCAGGCTAATGATAAAGAACTCATCAACCAGTTTGAAGGAATACGTTCCCTTCCAGGCGAAAAAGAAATTTTTGATGATGTTGTATCACTAACGAAACAATATCAGGAAGTTCAGCAACCAATGCTTGAAAAGATGCTCAAAACACCAACATATGATCCTGATGGAGAAGTCTTAAGTCTTGAGGCGTTTAATACGAAACGACTTGATGAACTTAGCACACTAGTTGAAATGAACTTAGGCAACGCTCAACATGAAGATGTTCAGAATAAGAAGCTATATGAAAAAGGACTTACGATCAATATCGTTATTGCCTTTCTCGTTATCCTGATTTCAATCTTTTCATATTTGTCCTTGAGAAGATATTTCTCACGAGCAGTAACCACTATCCTGAACTTTTCAGAGGCGTTTGGTCGAGGAGATCTGACTCAAAGAGCTAAGTTGGATGCCGAAGACGAATTTGGTCAAATCGTGAAGTCGCTTAATCATTCGGCAGAGCAAGTACAAACCATTGTGGCTAGTGCATCTTCTTCAGCGCAAGAATTAGGTGCACTTAGCGAAGAATTATCTGCAACGGTTGAGGAAGTAAATGCTACAATGGATCAAATTTATAATTCCTCGCAAGAGGTTGCTTCTGGAAGTGAATCTTTAAGCGCAACAACAGAAGAGGTAAATGCAACGGTGCAAGAGATTATCTCCAATGCAGATATGCTGAGTGATAAGGCGGGAGTAGCACTAAACACCTCGGAGGGAATTTTGGTACAGGCAGCTTCTGCGAAGGAAAAGGCTGTAGCGTCGATTCAATATGCGACAAGCTTGTATGCCGAGAAACAGAATTCCATTAGGCAAGCGATTGAAGCAGGGAAAGTTGTTAATGAAGTAAGTGCGATGGCCGGGTATATTTCAGAGATTGCAGCCCAAACGAACCTGTTGTCCTTGAATGCTTCTATTGAAGCGGCAAGAGCTGGAGATGAGGGGAGAGGATTTGCTGTGGTTGCTAATGAAGTACGCAAACTTGCTATACAGTCAGAGGAATCAGTGGTTAAAATTCAGAAAATGACTCTGTTAGTGGAAGATGCTTTTGAGAATGTGTCCTCTCAATCACAAGCGTTACTGGATTTTATCGATTCAACTGTTATAAGTGATTACGAGAGTTTCGAGCAAGTAAGTATGCAATATAAAAATGATGCCGATATGTTTCATGAGATCACAGGTGAAATGGTATCTTCAATGCAAGGACTGAAGTTATCAATGGCAGAGGTAGATGATGCGATGACGAGTGTTGCCGTAGTATCTCAACAATCTGCAGATAATGTAAGTGGCATTCGAAATCATATTTCAGATACATTAAAAGCGTTTGAAGATGTGGCTGCTTCTTCTGAGCACCAGGCGAATATTGCGGAAATGATGAATGAGACGGTTGGGAAATTTGTGATCGAGTAA
- a CDS encoding EAL domain-containing protein — translation MDQTQLRIWRMIGLAIMAMLIFSGCSYYFIKWTFGSYFGSYKEEAATATSEATIHASKSIGNMIQSGSDYLDGIADSISEIDDMNWEEAPKYLHHFDTKYNFIRISIISPDGKAYASDGEMFEVSDEVEFQKALQGISSISDPFLDKISNKEIITINSPLKFRGKVKGAISASRYTQDLYEALGATFFNGHGYSQIIDHKGQVIVKSKYHEADKSIDNIFESISLDSRNKKQLKIFRENISTNKSEIGIFWINGESTMVGYSGIQGIEDWYILSVMPQDVIIVRATEMSHAAFLFCIIMFVLLLIIFANILWNKRKTRKNMDRITFEDELTHLSRANLFVIDAQHLLKEYPNTRFAVMQFDIEQFNYINEIVGFPEGNSILIQVANCLTENALAEDVIGRLGGDRFILFTSYESKSELLIRMQVLTEEMSDCTFGNEEGFRIVINCGIYCVEDNQSDILACIDRAGIACKSIKGGYKSACMFFDEQLLLQMHEEQDIVRKMGPAMTNGEFIVYLQPKIDLRVNRFHGAEALVRWNDPQKGLISPVVFIPIFERNRFIVKLDLMVLESVCIMLSKWIQEGIQPLPISVNISLVTLYHNEFLINLTNIINRYEVPARLIELELTESIVFQNLEFVRDILLDLKSKGFSIAIDDFGTGYSSLNVLQFFPADVIKLDRAFLMSKSNDETGKIVIASMVKLAKDLNMKVVAEGVETEEQIDFLKQVDCEIAQGYYFAKPMPVEEYEILIKST, via the coding sequence ATGGATCAGACACAACTGCGAATATGGAGAATGATAGGACTCGCCATAATGGCTATGTTGATATTTAGCGGGTGTTCTTACTATTTCATAAAATGGACTTTTGGTTCTTATTTTGGTTCTTATAAGGAAGAAGCGGCTACTGCTACATCAGAAGCTACGATACATGCGAGTAAATCGATTGGAAATATGATACAGAGTGGATCAGATTACTTAGATGGAATTGCTGATTCTATTTCGGAAATTGATGATATGAATTGGGAAGAGGCCCCCAAATATCTACATCACTTTGATACAAAATATAATTTTATTCGAATTAGCATCATCAGTCCAGATGGTAAAGCCTACGCATCAGATGGGGAAATGTTTGAAGTATCAGATGAAGTAGAATTCCAAAAGGCTCTGCAGGGTATTAGCAGTATCTCTGATCCATTCTTAGATAAGATCTCCAATAAAGAAATTATCACGATCAATAGTCCACTTAAGTTTAGAGGTAAAGTGAAGGGTGCTATATCTGCCAGTAGATATACACAAGATCTTTATGAGGCTCTTGGAGCTACCTTCTTTAATGGTCATGGTTATTCTCAAATCATTGACCACAAGGGACAAGTCATTGTCAAGTCGAAGTATCACGAAGCGGATAAGTCAATTGATAATATATTCGAAAGTATAAGTCTTGATTCTAGAAATAAGAAACAACTGAAAATCTTTAGAGAGAATATAAGCACAAATAAATCTGAAATAGGAATATTTTGGATTAATGGAGAAAGCACAATGGTTGGATATTCCGGCATCCAGGGGATTGAGGATTGGTATATTCTCTCCGTGATGCCGCAAGATGTGATCATAGTTAGGGCGACCGAAATGAGCCATGCGGCTTTTCTATTTTGTATAATCATGTTTGTTTTATTATTGATCATATTTGCAAATATTTTATGGAATAAAAGAAAAACCAGGAAAAATATGGATAGGATTACCTTTGAGGATGAATTAACACATCTTTCTAGAGCAAATTTATTTGTCATAGATGCTCAGCATTTACTGAAAGAATACCCAAATACAAGGTTTGCTGTTATGCAATTTGACATTGAACAATTTAATTACATAAATGAAATTGTCGGGTTTCCCGAAGGAAATAGCATTTTGATTCAAGTGGCCAATTGCCTAACAGAAAACGCTTTAGCTGAGGATGTCATTGGACGTTTAGGGGGTGATCGTTTTATTCTTTTCACTTCGTATGAGAGTAAGTCGGAATTATTAATCCGTATGCAGGTACTTACTGAAGAAATGAGCGACTGTACGTTTGGAAATGAAGAAGGTTTTAGGATAGTAATCAATTGTGGAATTTATTGTGTAGAAGATAATCAGAGCGATATCCTCGCATGTATTGACCGGGCAGGAATCGCCTGTAAGTCCATTAAAGGTGGATACAAGAGTGCATGTATGTTCTTTGATGAACAATTGTTATTGCAGATGCACGAAGAGCAGGACATCGTAAGAAAGATGGGTCCTGCAATGACAAATGGTGAATTTATAGTATATTTACAACCGAAAATTGATCTTCGAGTGAACAGATTTCATGGCGCCGAGGCATTGGTTCGATGGAACGATCCTCAGAAGGGACTTATTTCTCCTGTAGTATTTATCCCGATATTTGAGAGGAATCGCTTTATCGTGAAATTGGATTTAATGGTGTTAGAATCAGTATGTATCATGCTGAGTAAATGGATTCAGGAAGGAATCCAGCCACTTCCGATTTCAGTGAATATATCGCTTGTAACCCTATACCATAATGAGTTCCTGATCAATTTGACGAACATTATTAACCGGTACGAGGTACCTGCAAGATTGATAGAGTTAGAACTAACCGAGTCTATTGTATTCCAAAATTTAGAATTCGTTAGAGATATTTTGTTGGATTTGAAAAGCAAAGGCTTTTCCATAGCTATCGATGATTTTGGGACAGGTTATAGTTCCTTGAATGTATTGCAATTTTTTCCTGCTGATGTCATTAAGTTAGATAGGGCATTTCTAATGAGTAAATCTAACGATGAGACAGGGAAAATAGTAATTGCCAGTATGGTCAAACTAGCTAAAGATCTGAATATGAAGGTTGTGGCTGAGGGTGTGGAGACAGAGGAGCAAATAGATTTTTTGAAACAAGTGGATTGTGAGATCGCACAAGGGTATTATTTCGCGAAACCAATGCCAGTGGAAGAATATGAAATCTTAATTAAAAGTACATAG
- a CDS encoding Zn-dependent hydrolase has product MDRKRRYQALFDNINQYNSGDKGITRIAYTNEEQTCTSAFMRMCKAEHLDIRMDHCGNVIARRNGKIEGLPPVVMGSHLDTVYQGGKYDGVVGVTAALEVIKRLNEKGIETDHPIEIISFACEESSRFGISTVGSKVMAGLFQKEKFKDLKDKDGITMEKAFSLCALDYNSIDQASRVNEELKAFFELHIEQGPVLINNNKKIGIVTGIAAPVRLLIQISGKASHSGTTPMNMRKDAFLGASEIALELEKAAKLEQEFGTVATLGVIDILNGAMNVVPGEVEIKIDIRSTSVASRQRVLDHLYQTMSSVQESRQLEIESTEIISEEPVLLSNEISHVLESICEEKGILSQRMISGAGHDAMNMNRLCPVGLIFVPSVDGLSHHPNEYTDLDDIIMGIDILEEAVLRYAFARQT; this is encoded by the coding sequence ATGGATAGAAAGAGAAGATATCAGGCATTATTTGATAATATTAATCAATATAACTCGGGTGATAAGGGCATCACTAGAATTGCCTATACGAATGAAGAGCAGACATGTACAAGTGCTTTTATGCGGATGTGTAAGGCTGAGCATTTAGATATACGAATGGATCATTGCGGAAATGTGATTGCTAGAAGAAATGGGAAGATAGAAGGGCTTCCACCCGTTGTAATGGGCTCTCACTTGGATACGGTTTACCAAGGAGGGAAATATGATGGTGTAGTAGGTGTAACGGCTGCCTTGGAAGTGATCAAACGTCTAAACGAAAAAGGGATTGAAACGGATCATCCTATCGAAATTATTTCTTTTGCCTGTGAAGAATCCTCGCGGTTTGGTATTTCAACTGTAGGCAGCAAAGTAATGGCAGGGTTATTTCAAAAGGAGAAATTCAAAGATTTAAAGGACAAAGATGGGATTACCATGGAAAAGGCATTTTCGCTATGCGCATTAGATTACAATAGTATTGACCAAGCGAGTAGAGTGAATGAAGAATTAAAAGCGTTTTTCGAATTACACATCGAGCAAGGTCCCGTCTTGATCAACAATAATAAGAAGATTGGTATTGTGACTGGAATTGCAGCACCCGTGAGGCTTCTTATTCAAATATCAGGGAAAGCATCCCACTCTGGAACGACGCCTATGAATATGAGAAAAGATGCTTTTCTGGGTGCTTCAGAAATAGCATTGGAGCTTGAAAAAGCAGCCAAACTCGAACAAGAATTTGGAACGGTTGCGACTCTCGGGGTGATAGATATCTTAAATGGCGCCATGAACGTGGTTCCGGGAGAGGTTGAAATTAAAATTGATATCAGATCTACTTCAGTGGCATCCAGACAACGTGTATTAGACCATCTGTATCAGACGATGTCCTCAGTACAAGAAAGTAGACAGCTTGAAATTGAGAGTACTGAAATCATATCGGAGGAACCTGTCCTATTATCGAATGAGATCAGTCATGTTCTAGAATCCATTTGTGAAGAGAAGGGGATATTAAGTCAACGGATGATCAGTGGGGCAGGGCATGATGCCATGAACATGAACAGACTATGTCCAGTAGGGCTAATCTTTGTTCCTTCAGTAGATGGACTTAGTCATCATCCCAATGAATATACAGATCTGGATGATATCATTATGGGGATTGATATATTAGAAGAAGCTGTTCTTCGTTATGCGTTCGCAAGACAAACATAG